The stretch of DNA ATGTAATTTGGATAACTTCTGGATCTTCAGGTGCATCTACTGGATCTATAGTTAGATCATAAGCGTCTTTAGGTGCCTCTGCCCATGGATCTTCTAAAATCCCACATTCATTGCTTCTGCCCCATAGATTTTGATCAATACTGTAAGGACTATCCAAGTTAATTGGAATTGGAATCCCATGTGACTTCGCATACTCAATTTCTTCTTCTCTTGACATTGCCCATTCACGAACCGGCGCTACAATCTTAAGGTTAGGGTTTAGTGCAGTAAATGATACATCAAAGCGCACTTGATCATTTCCTTTTCCAGTGCAGCCATGTGCAACAGCTACCGCTCCTTCTTCCTCTGCAATATCTACTAAAATCTTAGAAATAAGGGGTCTAGATAAAGCTGAAATTAAAGGGTACTTTCCTTCATATAATAGATTTGCTTGTAATGCTGGTAAGACATATTCTTCCGCAAACAAGTTTTTCGCATCAATAACATAGGATTTGATAGCTCCTACATCCAATGCTTTCTTCTTCACAAAATCTAAATCCTTACCTTCTCCAACGTCTAATGCAACTGCAATCACATCATAATTATATTTATCCTGTAACCATTTAACTGCAACAGAGGTGTCTAATCCTCCAGAATAGGCTAATACAATCTTTTCTTTTGTCATTTTGCCTTCCCCTCTCCGATATGTTCTATTATTGAATTATTATGCATTAATATGCATAATAATTCAATAGGTTCATAAAAAGTTTATTTTTTCTGATTATTTATTGACAAAATCGGAATGATCGCTGTTTTGATTGTCATTTTAGACGGACGCATTTTACAGTCCATTATTTACAGGATACAGGATAAAAAAATGGCTGCCCTTATTGGACAGCCATTTACCTTAGCATAATGATTTATATTATATTTTTCCCACTGCATCTTTGATGGAAGTTTCGCCAGATATAAGATCAAAACCTTTATGATACGTGTTTTTGGCATCTAGCACTTCGACAACTGTCGATGCTACATCTTCACGAGGGATAGAGCCTCTTTCTAGATTTTCACTAGCTTGAACCTTCCCAATAGCAGGATCGTTTAACAATCCACCTGGTCGAATGATGGTATAATCAAGGCTACTTTCCGTTAGTTTTTCATCAGCAAAATGTTTCGCAACCATATAATGCTTAATTGGGTTATCTGCCCAACTATCACGATTATGGGCTTGGAAAGCACTAATCATAACAAAACGTTTTACACCTGTTTTTTCAGCCGCTTCGATAGATTTGACAGCACCATCTAGATCAATGAGTAGTGTTTTATCGGCGCCTGTGCTTCCACCTGAACCAGCCGTAAATACGACTGCATCGGCTCCTTTCATAGCTTTAGCAATATCATCTACACCATCTTCTAGATTTGCTAGGACTGCATTAATTCCACGTTGTTTTAACTCTTCTAGTTGTTCTTCTTTTCGAACCATTGCAGTAACTTGATGACTTTCATTTGACTGTAATTGATTAACAAGGTGCGTACCAATTTGTCCATTTGCTCCAATTACTAGTACATTCATGTATAACAACTCCTTCTTGTTAACTAATTCATCTTCTATTGTGTGTTGTTCCCATTACTCATCTATTTCAAACAAAATCATTAAAAAATGAAAGATACCAGTAATGGAGCAAGCATCGATACAATCACTGCACTAACTACCATAGCTACTGTACCCAAAGTACCCTCCAACTCATCTATTTCTAATGAATGGGCTGAACCAATTGCATGGGATGCACTGCCAATGCCCACTCCCCTTCCTACAACATGTTCTATACGCATTGTTTTAAAAAGGAAGCTTCGCATAAATACTCCACTTATTCCAGCCATAATAACAAAAACAGCTGTTAAAGACACTTGCCCACCGATAATATTTGTTACCTCGATAGCAATTGGTGTAGTAACTGATTTTGGAACAAGCGAGTAAATGATTGTTTCGTCTACTTGTAACAGCTTCGCTAAAATAATTCCAGAGAGAATCCCAATAAACGCCCCTGCGATTGTGCCCATGAATATCGGGTATAACCATTTTAACAGCAGTTGTCGTCGTATATAGAGCGGGTAAGCCAACGCAACTACCGCTGGTCCTAACAAATAGTGAATCCAGTCTCCTCCAAGCATATATGTCTCATAGGGAATTTCACTTATAAGTAAGAAAACAATAATGGCAACCGAACTTACTAATACAGGTAATGTCAGTGGATGATTCCATTTCTTATTTAGTTTTCGTGACAAAATATATATAGACAATGTGCCAATGATAAACACAATCGTCAATAATGAATTAATCATGCTTTAATTCCTTCTTCCTAACTAACCACTGGCTAACATGTCCAGATATCACAATCACTAACGCTGTACTAACAATGATAATCGCTATTAAAAAAATGCCACTGCCTGCAAAAAGATGGAGAAAAGAAATAATACCTACTGTTGCAGGAATAAAAAATAATGGTAAATGTTTTACTAAGAGTAATGCTCCTTGGTCTACCCATGACGGTTTGACTAATCCGGTAATTAATAAAACAAATAATAAAATCATTCCAATAACACTACCTGGTAGGGTTAAATTTAAAAAATCATGAATCCATGTTCCCATTTGATATAAAACAATAAGTAATAACGTATGTATAATTACTTTTCCAACGTAAACCACCTTCATCACTGTTCCTTTCCTTCACCCTTACAATCAGACTTAAAACAAATGGTGAGCCTCTATAAACTAATGTATGAGGTCTCACCTTATTGTTTTAAGTTGAAACTTATTCCTAGCTACCTTACTCTTTTTTTACTAATTGAAATACAATGAAATTAAGACGATTAAAATACTCTTTAAAACTTTGGATGTAACTATAAATCTTCAGTAGAATATATTTATTTTATCACCAAGTCATAACCCTCTACACCTTGTATGACCATATTAGATACTATCTTATCAAAAGATGAAGAAGGAAGGAAATCTCTTCTTAAATAAAAAAGTTGCTGAGATATTTTCTCAACAACTAAATAGGGAGATTATATAGTTTAACCAAATCGACCGGAAATATAATCTTCGGTTCTTTGATCTGAAGGTTTCGTAAAGATACGATCTGTATCATCAAATTCTACCACTTCTCCGTTTAAGAAGAATGCTGTTTTATCAGAAATTCGTGCAGCTTGTTGCATATTATGGGTCACTATTATAATGGAATAGTCTTTTTTCAATTCCTGCACAAGTTCTTCTATACGAAGTGTTGACTTAGGGTCTAGGGCAGATGTTGGTTCATCCATTAAAATTACATTAGGTTCAATTGCTAAACAACGTGCGATACATAAACGTTGCTGTTGTCCACCTGACAGTCCATACGCGTTCTCATTAAGACGATCTTTTACTTCGTCCCAAATAGAAGCCCCTCTTAAACTTTTTTCTACAATCTCATCCAGTACTTTTTTATTTTTAATACCGTGAATCTTTGGGCCATAAGCTACATTTTCATATATAGACTTCGGAAATGGATTTGGCTTTTGGAAAACCATACCTACATGGGTACGTAGATCCTCTACTTTAAACGAGCGATCTAAGATATTTTTTCCTCTATAGGTGATTGTTCCAGTCGTTTTTACCGTCGGAACTAATTCCACCATTCGATTCAATGTCTTTATATACGTTGATTTCCCACAGCCAGACGGTCCGATAATTGCAGTTACTTCTTTTTCATTTATAGCTAGGTTAATATCTTTTAACGCATGTGTTTCCCCGTACCATAAATTAAGATCTTTTGTATCATATACAATATTTTTAT from Oceanobacillus iheyensis HTE831 encodes:
- a CDS encoding LrgB family protein, with the translated sequence MINSLLTIVFIIGTLSIYILSRKLNKKWNHPLTLPVLVSSVAIIVFLLISEIPYETYMLGGDWIHYLLGPAVVALAYPLYIRRQLLLKWLYPIFMGTIAGAFIGILSGIILAKLLQVDETIIYSLVPKSVTTPIAIEVTNIIGGQVSLTAVFVIMAGISGVFMRSFLFKTMRIEHVVGRGVGIGSASHAIGSAHSLEIDELEGTLGTVAMVVSAVIVSMLAPLLVSFIF
- the pstB gene encoding phosphate ABC transporter ATP-binding protein PstB, with the protein product MSLLTADKKVQVDINKNDKKAPVNNKNIVYDTKDLNLWYGETHALKDINLAINEKEVTAIIGPSGCGKSTYIKTLNRMVELVPTVKTTGTITYRGKNILDRSFKVEDLRTHVGMVFQKPNPFPKSIYENVAYGPKIHGIKNKKVLDEIVEKSLRGASIWDEVKDRLNENAYGLSGGQQQRLCIARCLAIEPNVILMDEPTSALDPKSTLRIEELVQELKKDYSIIIVTHNMQQAARISDKTAFFLNGEVVEFDDTDRIFTKPSDQRTEDYISGRFG
- a CDS encoding CidA/LrgA family protein; translated protein: MKVVYVGKVIIHTLLLIVLYQMGTWIHDFLNLTLPGSVIGMILLFVLLITGLVKPSWVDQGALLLVKHLPLFFIPATVGIISFLHLFAGSGIFLIAIIIVSTALVIVISGHVSQWLVRKKELKHD
- a CDS encoding argininosuccinate synthase; the encoded protein is MTKEKIVLAYSGGLDTSVAVKWLQDKYNYDVIAVALDVGEGKDLDFVKKKALDVGAIKSYVIDAKNLFAEEYVLPALQANLLYEGKYPLISALSRPLISKILVDIAEEEGAVAVAHGCTGKGNDQVRFDVSFTALNPNLKIVAPVREWAMSREEEIEYAKSHGIPIPINLDSPYSIDQNLWGRSNECGILEDPWAEAPKDAYDLTIDPVDAPEDPEVIQITFKKGKPVSIDGKEMPLDELILQLNTIAGKHGVGRIDHVENRLVGIKSREIYEAPAATTLIAAHQELEALTLPREVAEFKPTIEQKLAQTVYYGLWYSPLTEALQSFIEKTQEHVSGTVKVKLYKGHAQVIGRESENSLYDFDLATYNKADAFDHDAALGFIKLWGLPTQVHSAVNGPQGKKSIEKVDLEVKEAVKP
- a CDS encoding SDR family oxidoreductase; this encodes MNVLVIGANGQIGTHLVNQLQSNESHQVTAMVRKEEQLEELKQRGINAVLANLEDGVDDIAKAMKGADAVVFTAGSGGSTGADKTLLIDLDGAVKSIEAAEKTGVKRFVMISAFQAHNRDSWADNPIKHYMVAKHFADEKLTESSLDYTIIRPGGLLNDPAIGKVQASENLERGSIPREDVASTVVEVLDAKNTYHKGFDLISGETSIKDAVGKI